The following are encoded in a window of Palaemon carinicauda isolate YSFRI2023 chromosome 31, ASM3689809v2, whole genome shotgun sequence genomic DNA:
- the LOC137624631 gene encoding uncharacterized protein: MWTVLIQCRLVGKAIRVYNALEEGIARDYQKVKTLVLKAYDLVPEAYRLKFRNDNKHPSKSFVEFARLKENQFNDWIKSRQVVSFAALREMLLPGDFKKACSKELRVHLEEVKVVKVSNAAQLADEYFLTHRSGACNFNYPSRNDPSTRVSNNFNRVEPSSSVSKGNTSSFPGNNNVGISGGPPSPRRFANRGMNISSNYNNNRNNNQGSGRQRTCFWCNKPGQFQNQCHARRRYLERNGQNHISLISNRSDSKDKGEKPSVVGSTVDSNDNPSASNKNS, from the coding sequence ATGTGGACTGTGTTAATTcaatgcaggttggtgggcaaggcaatccgggtgtacaatgccttggaggaaggaattgcacgggattaccagaaggtcaaAACACTGGTCCTTAAAGCGTATGATTTGGTACCTGAGGCTTATAGGTTAAAGTTTAGGAATGATAACAAACACCCTTCTAAGTCATTTGTCGAATTTGCTCGGCTCAAGGAAAATCAATTCAACGACTGGATAAAGAGTCGCCAGGTAGTGTCATTTGCGGCATTAAGAGAAATGTTACTCCCCGGAGACTTCAAGAAGGCTTGTAGCAAGGAGTTAAGAGTTCATCTTGAGGAGGTAAAGGTTGTGAAAGTTAGTAATGCAgcccaattggccgatgaatattTCTTGACTCATCGTTCTGGGGCGTGTAATTTTAATTATCCGAGTAGGAATGATCCCTCTACTCGtgtaagtaataattttaatagagtAGAACCCTCATCATCTGTTTCTAAAGGTAATACAAGTTCTTTTCCAGGTAATAATAATGTTGGAATCTCGGGAGGGCCTCCTTCTCCACGTAGATTTGCTAACAGGGGTATGAATATTTCcagtaactataacaataataggaataataaccaAGGTTCTGGACGACAAAGAACCTGTTTCTGGTGCAACAAACCAGGTCAATTCCAGAACCAATGCCATGCCCGTAGGAGGTATTTAGAGAGAAATGGACAGAatcatatttcattaatttcaaacagGTCTGACTCTAAAGATAAGGGTGAAAAACCGTCAGTAGTTGGCAGTACTGTAGACAGTAATGATAATCCCTCCGCTAGTAATAAGAATTCCTGA